The region GCCCCGCAGATAGGCGAAGGTCGTGTCGTCGGGGGCGATCATGCCTGCCCGCGCGCCCGCCTCGATCGACATGTTGGCCACCGTCATCCGCTCTTCCATCGACAGGGCGCGAATCGCCTCGCCGGCGTATTCGATCACGTAGCCGGTGCCGCCGTCGGTGGTGATCTGCCCGATCAAGTACAAGATCAAGTCCTTGGCGGTGACACCCGGCGGCAACTTGCCATCGACGCGCAGTTCCATCGTCTTGGGCTTGGATTGCAGCAACGTTTGCGTGGCCAGCACGTGCTCCACTTCGCTGGTGCCGATGCCAAACGCCAACGCGCCAAAGGCGCCGTGTGTGGCGGTGTGGCTGTCGCCGCAAACGATGGTCATGCCCGGCTGCGTATAGCCCTGCTCGGGTCCAATGACGTGGACGATTCCTTGTTCGGCGTCGTTCAGATCGTACAGGCGAACGCCGAACTCGCGGCAGTTGTTGCGGAGCGTGTCGATCTGCTGCTTCGAGATTGGATCGGCAATCGGCAGCCGGCGATCGGTGGTTGGCACGTTGTGGTCGGGCGTGGCGATGGTCCGCTCCGGGCGGCGCACGCGGCGCCCCGCCAGTCGCAATCCCTCGAACGCCTGAGCGCTCGTCACCTCATGCACCAGGTGCAGATCGATGTACAGGATCGTCTGCTCTCCTTTCGCGGCATGGACGACATGCTCGTCCCAGATCTTCTCGAACATCGTGCGCGGTGCGGTCATAGCAGTACGGGCTGTGCTGGGGTTCGCGGGGGCGTGGCGGCCGCTGGCAGCGCCGCGCGGTTCAGGCCGGCGCAAGATGCGCGACCGGGAATGAACGGACCTGTCAATATATCAGCGATTGGGTCAGTCGGGGAGGACGCCGTTTATGGCAATCCCGGCGGCGAAAAGGTTCGCGGCCATCTGAACATTGCCTGACGGGGCCGGGTTTCAGACCGACAGGTCGAGCTGATCGCCTCGGTCGGGGGCTTTGCCTGCCTGGGCGGCGGAAGCCAATAGCTCGGCGACGGCGGCGCCTTGCAGTCGCGCGGCGTCGAGTCGCTTGCTGGCGAGCACAACCGCGATTTGACCCGCCAGGGCTTCGGATTGTGCGGCTTGCACGGCCGGCAGGCTGCTGATGTCGCTCATGGTGTCGCCCGGTTCGCTGAGGAGCGCCGCTGTGGCGCAATTTGATGTTGGATCGGCGACGGCGACCCTGGGGCGTGAAACTTCAATAGAAACGACCGGTTGTATAGGACACAACCGTCGCGCAATGTCCCGATTTGACGCCGGCCAGGCCGCAAGTCTCGCGGCAACCTAGCCTTGGGATGAGGACGTTCCATATTCCCAAGCTCGGCCATTCATCATGTCTACGCGGCGAATCTCTACCCCGGCTGTGATTGCCATCGATCTGAGTTTGCTCGTCGGCAGTTTGCTGGTGCTGGGTAGCGCGATCTCGATGGCCTGGGCGTCGACCGGCATCGAGGCGCTACCCGAGCGGGCAAATGCCCGCGTCTTGGCCATGGAGCTTTATGCGGCGCAGCGGCAATCGGTGAACAGTGGCGAGCCGGTCGAAGTGGTGATCGAGGCGGCGGGAGATCGGCCAGCGGCGTATACGATCGCGATGCAGGGGCGGCCGATCGGCTTCTATCGTTTGCCTAACCGCCGCGAATTTCAGCCGCAGTTTGCGGTTTCGGCCGCGCCGCGGCGAATCGAGTTCTTGCCCGATGGCGGGGTGACGGAGCCGGCCGTCATCGAGTTGGCGGCGCCCGAGGGAAGCTGGCGGGTGACCGTGGGCGCCGCAGGCGAGGTGCGAATCATAGAACCGCAGGCGCCTGGTCGCTGAGCCGGTTTCTGTTAATTTTCGGCCAGCTTTCTGAATGTCTTGACTGGCGATCGCCGCCAAACTAGTCTCATAGGGTCAGCCGAACCCTAGTCTGCTGGGTATTTTGCTAGTGACCTTCCGCAATTGAGCCGCTCTTTGCCCCTCTGTGGCAAGGATTAATCGCGCCCGAGTGGCGCCTTCTTACTGGCTCTTTCCGCTGACCCCTTGAACCGCGCAAGCTGCTCGCCGTGGTATTTGCGCGTCACATAGTCCGCTGCTTCAACCGAAATGCTCTCTCGCTCCATCACCCTAATTCGAAAATCAAGAGGCCCATTCATGTCTCGTTGGTCTTGGCTCGTTATTGCGCTGGCGGCATTGATCGCCTCGCCCGCGTTGGCCACCACGGTTCATATCGAAACCAATCTGAACGTGCCCGGCGTTGGCAATTCGTTCGACATTTTGCTCTACGACGACGTAGCGCCGATCACCGTGGACAACTTTTTGAACTACATCACCTCGGGCCGCTACAACAACAGTTTCTTCCATCGCTCGGTGAACAACTTCGTCGTGCAAGGGGGGGGCTTCACTTGGGATGGCTCGAAGGTGGTTCCACTGACGACCGACCCGCCGATTCAAAATGAGTATCAACTGTCGAACGTGCGCGGCACGATCGCCATGGCGCAAACGGCCGGCAACATCAACAGCGCCACCAGCCAGTTCTTCTTTAATACGGTCGACAACACCGGCTCGCTCGATCCGCAGAAGTTCACCGTGTTTGGACAGGTGCTCGGCGCCGGCATGGATGTGATCGACGCCATCGCGGGACTGAAGATTTTCAACGCGGGGGGGCCGCCCTTCAACGAACTGCCGCTGCAGGACTACGACGCGAAAAACAACATCGCCACCGAGAACCTGGTGATCATGACCAGCGTGACCGTGGTTCCGGTGCCGGAGCCGCAGACCCTGGCGCTGGCGGCCACTGGCGGAGTCGCTCTGTTGGGTCTGGCGTCGCGCTGGCGCCGCAAGCGTGCCAAGCAGAGCAGCTAGCGCTCTGATTCCGAGCGCCTTCTTTAGCGCGCGAGAATAACGCCCTGTACCCCAACCATGCCGTCTGCTGAAGCCTTGTGCTCCGCTTCAGCAGGCGGCTTTGGCGTTTAGGGGGGCGTACAAATTTCCTCTTGGCAGCTCATCGTGCTTATGTGGTCAGCGACGCGCTCAGTTCCGCAATCTAGCACCGTCGCACGCGGCGGCGACCAGCAAGCGCCAGTCCCAATAGTCCGACAGCGGCCAGCGCCAGCGTGTTTGGCTCGGGCACAATGCCCGTCACCAGGTTGGCGCCTTCTGTCGTGCCATAGGCGAAGGTCACGGCCGAGATCGACGAAGCCGCCGTCACACCGGTCACTTTCAACGTGAAGGTGGCGGATTCCGCAAGAAACGGATTGTGTGGCCCGTTGCCGGCGATCGAGCCATTGGCGTTTGCGTACGTGGGACCGCCGGGTGGACCGATAATGAGGTGCGCCGGACCGATCTTTGTCCCGAGCACGTTGAGAAACAGATCGGAGCCGGCAGTCGACAGATCCCAACCGGTGTCGCCGACGGCGCCATCGACGTACGTGCCGGCCTTGGCGATGGTGCGGTCGAGGCCTGCGCTCGTGGTGATTGAACCACTGTTCTGACCGGTGCTAATGGTGAACTGCAAGCCGCTCAGGTTTTGCACCACCGAGGTGGGGTCGGCCTCCAAATTCTCCAACAGCACGACTACGGTGTCGGCCGACGTGGTGAAGGTCGCCTTGGCGCTGACCGTCTGTCCGCCGGTCGTGGCGCCCGCGGGCGTAAAAAAAGAGACGATGCCCGCGTCGGCTGGTGGCGCCCATCCGCTGATCGCGAGGGCGAACAGAAAAGCCCCAAGAGAAATGCTGCTGAATCGCATTGGCTAGCTCCTTTCGAACCATGATTCATCACGCGGAAGCGAGTGTTGACTAGCATTGGCTGGCTGCGTGCTTCGAGGGATCGGGAGCTACCCAGAACGATGAGTCACCGGTCCAATTGCCGGCACGATCCATGCGCATGGCAGTTTGTGCGATGCAGCGCCGCCAAGTATCGCCGCCTGCCGCCCACATCAGCGGCAAGCGTTTGGCGAGCGTTGTGTCGTCGGCGCGAACCGCGCAAGAGATGCGATGTCGACCTTAGCGTGCTGCTATGAGTCGCATCGGTTTAGCGGCTCTCAACTCACCGTCATTAGCGGCGCCAGAGACCCAGAAAGCACAGCCCGCAACTACCCCGGCTGTCAATCAACAGGCTAATCCCCCACCATTGGGGTGCAACGAATTTTCTGTTACATGAACGATGATTCACGCAGGTACAGTCGTCCGTCGGGTGCGCCGAACGAAATCGTATGTCGAAGGTTGACTGGTCGCATCGGCGCCGCGACATGGCGAGTCGGCTTGACCAATTAGAGCGGCGATGATCTGAGCGAGCCTAGGTTACAGTGGCGCATATGAAGTTCGGTTTTCGACGGCCCTCCTTCAAGAAGCGCATCGCGGCGCGAACCTCGCTCAAGCGGCTCGCCCGAAGTTCGCTCGGGCTGCGCGTTCCCAAGGGTTGGGGTTGGCTGACCAACCCGCGCAAGGCGCTCTACAACCGTGTGTATCGCCGCACTACCTTCGGCATCGAAGACTTGTTTGACACTCGGCGCCGATCGCGGGCTGGTTGCCTGGTGCTGTTGCTTGCCGGCGTGGGCGGCATGGGCGCGCTGGTTATTGCGCAGTGGAGTTGAAGTCGCCCCGCGCGCCGCGCATGTTGAACGCATTCCGCAAGCGAGGCAAAAACGGACATCACCATCGAATGGCAATCTGGCAAGAGGTACGCGCCGTGCTGCCGCCAGCAATGAAAGAAGCTCGCCAGGCATTACACCAGCGAGCTTGATGAACGGTTAGCGATTGCTAACGCACGCGCTTGGCTACTGTGGACGCACGCCAACCACCGAGGCCCGCGGCGCCTGCGCGGCTTGATACTGCACCGGCCGCACGCCGGGAGGAGCGAGGCGTCCGCCGGTCGCCGGCGCCGGCCAGTCGGCCATGCCTTGCATGGGGCGCGGCGCGGCGCCGAACTTGGGCGCCGTCGGCACCGCGAAGGGGGCATTGGGTCCCGCGGCCGGGGCGGGCATGTTGGCGCCGGTGGCCGTGGGCGAAATCTCGCCCGTCGGTCGCGGCGCGCCCGCTGGCACTTCCTCGACTTCGGCCGGGGCCGGCGCGGTGAGGATGGTTCCGCCCGCCGCGTCGTAGCCGTGAATGTGCTGCTGGTAGCGTCCGCGGCTCATCACGCGAGGCTGCGTGAAGCCGTAGTCGATGAACATGGCGGCGTCGCGTTCGCGAGCCCGCTTGAGGGCGTCGTAGTAGGCCTTGGCCGGCCAGGGGCCTTCGTTCAAGAACACGCCGTTGTATTCCAGCAGCGAGCCCTTGCGCAGGTGCACATCGCGGATGGCCAACATGTAATCGACCAGCGAACGGTAGTAGCTGCTCTCGGCGTCGGCCAGGCGGCGTTGGGCGTCGAGCACCAGGTCGAGCGTGACGGTGCCGGTTTCGTAGGCGGCCTTGACCGCCTCCACGTTGCGCTCGGCGGCCACGCGGCGGTTGAAGTTGGTTTGGCTCAGGCCATAGTAGCGATCGACGTTGCGCATCGCGTCGCTCAATTGATGCGAGACTTCCAACTCTTCGTCCTGCAGCACGGCCCGTTCGCGAGTGAGCAACAGTTGCATGTTGCGCACCGCCGCCAACTCTTTGCGGAAGCCAATGTTCATCTGGAAGGTGAGGCCCAGTTGCCACTCTTGGAACGTGCCGCGAGTGAGGGTTTGCATGGCGTTGGAGAACGGCGCGCCGGTGCGGTTGGCGTACCACCAATCGTCGCCCCAGCCCAGCCAGCGATAGCGGCCGTTGGCGTCCAAACGCGGCAAGAGGAAGTTCTTGGTGGCGATCAACTCCATCTCGCGCTGCTTGACGCGCCACTTCTGGCGTCGCAGTTCGGTCGAGCGGGCGAGCGACTCCGCATGCGTCTCATACCAGTCGAGATTGAGTCGGGCGATGGTTGGCTCGTCCGATGGGCGAATCAGCCGGCCGTCGGTTGAGGCCAGGCCCATGATGTAACGCACGCGGTTCTCGGTGGAGTAAAGCTGGCTGAGCGCGTTCTCGACCTGGGCACGGAACAGAAAATACTGCTCGCGTGCCTGGGCCTCTTTCTCCGCCTCGCCGCCGACGGCGCTAACGATGTACAAGGCATAGACGCGCCGCCAAGTTTGCAGGGCACTGTCGCGTCCGGCGATCAAAGCGTCGAGGTTGCGATAGTTGAAGTACAGCTCCCAGTAGGCGGTTTCCAAGTCGCGGATCATCGTGCGCACGCCAATCTCGAAGTCGGCCAGCGAGATGTCGTGATTGATGCGCGCCAGGATCACGCCGTTGGCGAAGAAGAAGCCCGGCTGGGCGTTGGGCCCCGCGATGCGATTGAACTGCACGCCGGCCCCTTGCAACAACGGATGACGGAACTCGGCCTCGATGTTCTGGTTCCAGTCGCTGGGGAACTGACGGGTGGGGTTGTTGTTGTATTCATAGAAGGTGTTCGACCGCATGAAGAACTGACCGCCCGTGGCAGTCGTCTTGCTGATTTGCGTGGTGTTCTGCCCCAGGTCTTGTTCGAAGACTGGCGCGAAGATCGCCTGACCGAAGAAGCCGGTCACGTTCACCGGTCGGTCGTTCTTGGCCCACATCATGCTGCTGGCCAACTGCGCGTCGAACGCGGCCAGGGCGGCCTCCACGCCGATGCGCGGGTTCGACTCGGCGATGGCCGGATCGTACACGGTGGGGAAGCTGTCGGGCGCCTGGCTCAGCAGGGCCGGCGGTTGCACCACCTGGCCGCCGATGGTGCGCATGACGCGGGAGTTTTGCAGCGTGACCTTGACGGCCTCTTGCAAGGTGAGGTCCCAAATCTCGCGCGGCTGCGAGTTCTTCAGCGAGAAGGGCGCCAGCGCCCCATCGACATCGGCCAGGCGCTGCGTTTCGACGTCGGCGTATTCGATCTCGGTCGCCACACCCCGGTAGTGCGACAGGTCGCCATCTTCAAAGAAGTAGAACGGCTGCGACGGCGTGCAGCCGGTGGCCACCATCATGGCGCAGGTCAGGACCGCCCAAATCTTATGTAGTTGCCGATTCATTCGCGGTAATTCCTTGGGGGCTTGCCGTCGCTTCGGCCGGATCGCCCTGCTGGCGATCTTTCCGGGCCGATGAGGCCTTCCCAAATTCACGCTGATCGCGGCCAAACCCACGCTGCGCGCAATCCGCGCGGCATAGTCGGCACGCTTGGTATCGGCGCCCTAACCCGCAAACTTGGAAGAATCCGCACAACCCGCGTGACCGCTACCAGAAGTGGGGAAGGATGGCCGGAAGCGAGGCGAGCCTGGCAAGGCGGAGAAACCGGGCGGGAATGTCCGGCGAAGGGAGGCCGGTATACAGCGCCAGCGCGATGCGAAGTTCGGCGAGCCGCAGTACAGGCCGACTGCTAGCTTGCTGGCGATGCCGTGTGCCCCGCTGGCTCGCGGCTGTCTATAAAAACATGCCCAGGTAGCCGCCAGCGCTTTCCATTTGCGCCTGCGCCTGCTGGGCGCGCTGGTGCGCCTTTTCCAGATCGCCGGCGGCGATGTACTGGTCGAACTCGACCTGCACGGCGCGCGGCACCGTCTCCAAGAACCAATGGACGATCGGCTCGGTGAGCCAGTCGCAGGTTTCGCGCACCAGCTCCACGTCGAGCGCGCACGACAAGGTCTTTTCGTCGGCCTCGTCGGTCAGCACGGTCCCTTCAAACCGAAACTCGAGCATGCCGCGCGCTTCGTCGTTGGTGAGGTGAAATGTGCAGTCGGCGTTGTATAAATAGTACGAGTTGTGCGAGCCGTGCGTCTCGATGGCGTGCTTGATGCGCCGGCAGCGCTCTTGGTACTTGGGCGACGCGTCGAGCGGGATATCGAGCCGCCCCACACTGCGCAGCGGCAAACAGTCGAAGCCGATCTCCACGAAACGTCCCATCGCCATGCTCCTCCTTGCGCGGCCGTCGCGCTTTTCATTTCGCCAGGGCGGCGCGCGCCACGCTTTGCGGCGCCGGCTGACTGCTGGCGCTGCGCGTCATGCCTAAGGTCAGCCAACCGCCGTCGGCCGCCGCCTGCGACGCCGTCAGCGGGCCCGCCTCGGCCAGTTTACCCGGCAGCTTGATCTGTTCGCCACCAAGTTCCGGCTTCAGAATCTTGCCCATCCGGCGTTCCAGCATGTTGCGCAGCGTTTGCTCGGCCACCGACAGGCGCCGCTCGCCGGGCACAAAGCCGGGCGGAAAAATCTCCAGCTCTCCCTGGCGAACCCCCTTGATGCCATTGGGGGTGTTTTCAAATTTGTAGGTCGCGGTCACGTTCATCGCGCGGTATTGGCGGTCGCCACTGCGAAACCGCTGGCCGCGGATGGTGACCCTCAGCGATCCGTCGCGAAACACTACTTCGATCGGCTTGTGATCGGCGAACGTGATCGACCACGAATCCCCCTCTTCCTCTTCGTCGTATCCCTCGGGCAGTCGCCCCTGCTCGTCGCGCATGCGCTCTTTCACATCTTCTGATTCGAGCGTCTCGCCGGCCAGCAAACCTTGCGTCAGGCTGTTCACCGCTGTTTCGTGCAGGATCAGGCCGAGATCGGGAGAACCTGACCAGGAGGGGGGCAAGGTTGGCGCGCCGAGCCGAACGGGACCCGAAAAGGTGCCCGCCGCCAGCATGTAGTCGGGCGTGGTCCAAAAGAGCAAGTCGTCTGGAAAATGTCCGCGTTGGGCGAGCGGATCGCGGAATTGCTTCCAATACTGCTTGTCGGCATCGGCGATCTGGGCGTCGGCTCGCGAGTTGAGCCGCTCGCGCAGCGCGCGCCGCGCGCGATCGGATTGCCGCGATTCGCCCCCCGGTCGCGCCTCGGCCACGCGCCGGCTCGCCACCCGCTCGACAATGCGACCGCGGATGCCGCCGCTGGTCGAACCGATGCCGGTGGTCACCAGTCGCGTATCGGCGCTGGCGGTGGCGGGCTGTGTGGAGAGGCCCGTTGGTTCCACCAGAATTGATTTGTTCCCGGTCAGGTCGGTGTAGCCGCGCAGGCAGACGCGGGCCGAGCGATTGCGGCCCAGCGTCTCTGACACGACTTGTCCGCGAAACAGCGCGTTCCAAACCGCGCGGCGGTCGTTGGCCACTAGGTCGAGCAGCACATCTCCCTCGGTGCGGGCCGTGCCGGTGACCAGGGTCCCTTCGATCGTTTCGCGCACTGGCTCGCATTCGTTCAAATGCTCGGCAAAGCTGGAGCTGAGAAAACCCTCTGACACAGTGACGAACAAGTTCTTGTACGGAAAGCGAGCCTGCACCACGCTCACCACTTCGGGCGACTGGCCGTGATCGGCCAGCCAGTTGACCGCGCTAACCACCGGATCGAGATCGGTGATGGCCGCTGCCTGTTGATCGGAAAGCGCCTTGGCCAGCGCCTCCAGTCGCGGTTGTGCCTCCTGGGCAAGATCCTTGGCTTCGCTGCCGCGTAGCGTGCGCACATAGCGGCGCAGCGCGCGGGCGGCGCGGCGGAAGGGGCGCATCTCCAGCCCGCGATTGCCGCTTTCGAATCGCTCGGCAAGTGGGATCAACTGCTCAACCGTCGGCGGTGGACCGGCGGCAAGTTGGACCAACCGATCGAGTTCCAAGTAGCGTTGCCAGCCGGCGCCGGTCGAGACGCCGTCGAGGTAAACATCGAGATCCTTGACTGCTGCGGCCAGCGACTCGCGCCGCGCCGCCACTTCTTTCTCTGTGGGAGGCGCGGGCTGAGCGGCGCGGACGATCTCGGGGAGCTTTTTATCCAGTAGCTCACCACTGGCCAGCCAACGCTCTAAAGCTTTCCGCACCGCTGCAAACCGCGGCAGTTCGAGCCCTGGCTGCGGACTGCGGTAGCGCGAGATGATCTGAGAAACTGCGACGACATCGGGCTCCGCGGTGACAAGTTGTGCCTGGAGCTGGTCGGTTTGCAGGAAATCGTTCCAGCCAGATTGGTTAGAACTGGTAGCCAGCCAGGTTTGTAGGCGCTCCAGCGCGGCCTTGGCCTCGGCGCGAGGATCAGACGCATTGCTCGTTTCGGCGGCTCTTGCGACGGTGGCCAAGCATACGACGAGTGCTGCTAACGCCATACAACGCATGACTTTATCTCCTAGATGACAGCACCGGGCGCTTTCCACGTCAGCATAGATAACACTAAATCCAGCCTTTGGCCAACTTCTGGCCAGGATTGATTTTGTGCCAATCTCCGCCGACCGGGGAGTTGATTCAGAAGTGATAGCTTGATAAACCGGTTCGATCTCAAGCGGCAAAGTCTTCGTACTTTGCCCAGACCGTTTTATCCGGAAATCCCACCCAAGCAAATCCGAACCCTGATTTTACCCTTCGGGTTGGCACGACGCCTTTGAGCGCCCTTGGCGCTCCCCCGCCCCAATCGCCGCGGACACGGAACCTGCGGCAGTTATCCCACGGCCGGCCATACCGGCGCTCATCGACGCCGTGCCCTGCGCGGCGCGGAGATGACTTTCCCCGCCCACATTGGAGAGAAGAGCGATGATTTTGTCGAAACGGATTGTGTGCCTCACGCTGCTATTTGTTGGTCTTGCCGCTAGCTCGGCGCTGGCGGCCGGCGCCGCGACGCAGAGTTGGCACACCGACTACACCAAAGCGGTGCAGTCGGCCAAAGAGCAAGGGAAGTACCTGTTCATCTTTTTTCACGAGACGGGCAACAGCGCTGTGCGCGACGCGTTTGAAAGCCGCGTGCTTGCGCAGTCCGAGGTGCAAGCTCGACTCGCTGGTTTCGAGCGCGTGCGATTGCCGCTTGACGCTTCGATCTACATCGGCGGCAAGCTCACACGGTTGCTCGATCACCCTTCGTTCTCCGAGATGCAGCGCCAGCAAGGGATCGCCATTCTCGATTTCGCCGCGCCCGGCAGCGCGCATTACGGATTGGTGGTGAACATGTTTCCGTTTCGACCGGGGCGCTACTACGGCGTGCCGGCCGTCAAGACGATTCTCGCTCTGCCATCCGGCACGTTGACGCAACGCACCATGATCTACGCCGTGCGCATGCACCCCGAACATCCGGCGAGCACTCGCGGCGAGTTTAGTCCGATTTTGGCCAATGAGGCCGAGAGCCACTCGCACCATCAAGCGAACATTCGCGTGCAAGGGCATCACCAATGGGGCTACCGCTTTCAGCGCATCTTGGGGCGATTGCGCTATCGATTTGGTGGTGGCGGTGGCGACAGCGGCCCCACCGAGGTCGTCGCCGAGAGTTGGCCCGGCAAGACGCTGGTCGACGCGGCGGTCGATTGCGTCGATAGCTGGCGTCAGTCGTCTGGTCATTGGGACGCCGTTCGTTCCGATCATGGCGCGTATGCCTACGACATGAAGCGCGGCAGCAACGGCATCTGGTACGCCACCGGCATCTTTGCCGGGTACCGGCATCGCTAGTGAGTGGCGCTTGCCAGTTCCATGTCGATGCTCGCCGTGCGCGACTGACCAGGGGCCAGGATTGTTAACCCGGTCTTGTGCCCCTGGGCCTCCAGTTCAAAGGCGTTTGAGACCGACGTGTATGGCTCGATGCACACCGCCTCGCCATGTGGCGGCGTGAACACCACACACGCGCAGAACTCCTGTCCAAAGCGAATCGTCAGCCGGCGGCGAGCCTGATGATCGATCACGCTTGCCGCGCACTGGCCGCGCTCGAAATCGAGTCCGCACAGCACATCGTCAATCTTCAATTCGCCAAACCGCGCTCCGGCGCGCAGGTCGCGCGACGCGTCGACCGGCAGCTCGCGGCCCGTGGGCAACATGCCCGCCAATTCCCAATATTCGGCCGCGGGCACCTGCGTGAGACAAGCGCCACGATCGGCGCCGACGGCCAGCGGCAGGCGAAAGTAGGGATGCGTGCCAAACCAGTACGGCAGTGGGCGCTCGCCGGTATTGGTGAATTCAAAACTCGACTCCAACCGCGCGCCGGCGACTCGATAGGTGGCGCGAATTCGATAGTCGCTGGGCCAGCGGTCGAGCGTGTCAGGCGCGTCGAGCGCCGCCTGAAACTCCGCGGTCGCTTCGTCTGCGCCTTGCTGGATCACTCGCCACGGCCGATTGAGGACAAACCCGTGAATCGCGTTGCCAAAATCGTCTCCCACCTCCAGCGCGTAGCGCCGGCCTTGAAAGTCGAAATGCGTGCCGCGAATCCGTCCGGCAAAGGGGAACAAGATCGGGATGCCGCTGCGCGACGGCTTCTGCTCACCAGACAAAAAATCGGGATGCGACCAGAGCGTTTCGTGACTGTCGCCTGCCAGCATCGCGCGAAAACTAAAGCAATTGAATCCCATCGCCGGGGCGATGCGCGCCTCGCTGCCGGACTCTTCGTCTCGAATGGAAATGTAGTCGATCGACATCAAAGCGCCTCGTTGGGTTGAGATGATCGCATTTCATTTTCCGCCGCGCCCCAGCCTCCGCCCCCCGGCGTCTCGATCGTCAGCACATCGCCGGCGTTGACGCTCAATTGCGCCTGATAGCTCAAGGTTTCCACTTGGCCGTTTGCCCGCCGCAATGTGTTGCTGCCGAGTCCGCCCGGCTCACCGCCGGCCGCGCCGTAGGGCGGGTAAGGTCCGCGCCGCTGCGAGAGAATCGACACGGCCAGCGGCTTCAAAAACTCGATCTCGCGAATCACTCCTTCGCCGCCGCGCTGGTGGCCGGCGCCGCCAGAGTCTTGGCGAATCGCGAATCGCCGCAAGCGCACTGGGGCGCGCCGCTCCAGCACCTCGGGATCGGTGAGTCGCGTATTGGTCATATGGGTATGCACCGCGTCGGCGCCAGCGCGACGGTTGGTTGCGCCCGCGCCGCCGCAGATTGTCTCGTAGTAGCCAAACGTGGCATCGCCAAACAACAGGTTGTTCATCGTCCCTTGGCTGGCCGCCGCCAAGCCCAAGGCGCCCAACAGCACGTCCACCACACGCTGCGATGTTTCCACATTGCCCCCCACCACGGCGGGCGAGGTGGCCGGCGTCGCGCCAGGCGCGGGGTTCAAGATCGACTCGGGCAGGATCAACGTCACCGGGCTGAGCACTCCTTCGTTGAGCGGAATATCTTCGGCGATCAGCACCCGCAGCACATACAGCGTTGCCGCCGTGACGATG is a window of Pirellulales bacterium DNA encoding:
- a CDS encoding 3-isopropylmalate dehydratase large subunit (dehydratase component, catalyzes the isomerization between 2-isopropylmalate and 3-isopropylmalate), with product MFEKIWDEHVVHAAKGEQTILYIDLHLVHEVTSAQAFEGLRLAGRRVRRPERTIATPDHNVPTTDRRLPIADPISKQQIDTLRNNCREFGVRLYDLNDAEQGIVHVIGPEQGYTQPGMTIVCGDSHTATHGAFGALAFGIGTSEVEHVLATQTLLQSKPKTMELRVDGKLPPGVTAKDLILYLIGQITTDGGTGYVIEYAGEAIRALSMEERMTVANMSIEAGARAGMIAPDDTTFAYLRG
- a CDS encoding peptidylprolyl isomerase; translated protein: MSRWSWLVIALAALIASPALATTVHIETNLNVPGVGNSFDILLYDDVAPITVDNFLNYITSGRYNNSFFHRSVNNFVVQGGGFTWDGSKVVPLTTDPPIQNEYQLSNVRGTIAMAQTAGNINSATSQFFFNTVDNTGSLDPQKFTVFGQVLGAGMDVIDAIAGLKIFNAGGPPFNELPLQDYDAKNNIATENLVIMTSVTVVPVPEPQTLALAATGGVALLGLASRWRRKRAKQSS
- a CDS encoding PEP-CTERM sorting domain-containing protein codes for the protein MRFSSISLGAFLFALAISGWAPPADAGIVSFFTPAGATTGGQTVSAKATFTTSADTVVVLLENLEADPTSVVQNLSGLQFTISTGQNSGSITTSAGLDRTIAKAGTYVDGAVGDTGWDLSTAGSDLFLNVLGTKIGPAHLIIGPPGGPTYANANGSIAGNGPHNPFLAESATFTLKVTGVTAASSISAVTFAYGTTEGANLVTGIVPEPNTLALAAVGLLGLALAGRRRVRRC
- a CDS encoding TolC family protein, which gives rise to MNRQLHKIWAVLTCAMMVATGCTPSQPFYFFEDGDLSHYRGVATEIEYADVETQRLADVDGALAPFSLKNSQPREIWDLTLQEAVKVTLQNSRVMRTIGGQVVQPPALLSQAPDSFPTVYDPAIAESNPRIGVEAALAAFDAQLASSMMWAKNDRPVNVTGFFGQAIFAPVFEQDLGQNTTQISKTTATGGQFFMRSNTFYEYNNNPTRQFPSDWNQNIEAEFRHPLLQGAGVQFNRIAGPNAQPGFFFANGVILARINHDISLADFEIGVRTMIRDLETAYWELYFNYRNLDALIAGRDSALQTWRRVYALYIVSAVGGEAEKEAQAREQYFLFRAQVENALSQLYSTENRVRYIMGLASTDGRLIRPSDEPTIARLNLDWYETHAESLARSTELRRQKWRVKQREMELIATKNFLLPRLDANGRYRWLGWGDDWWYANRTGAPFSNAMQTLTRGTFQEWQLGLTFQMNIGFRKELAAVRNMQLLLTRERAVLQDEELEVSHQLSDAMRNVDRYYGLSQTNFNRRVAAERNVEAVKAAYETGTVTLDLVLDAQRRLADAESSYYRSLVDYMLAIRDVHLRKGSLLEYNGVFLNEGPWPAKAYYDALKRARERDAAMFIDYGFTQPRVMSRGRYQQHIHGYDAAGGTILTAPAPAEVEEVPAGAPRPTGEISPTATGANMPAPAAGPNAPFAVPTAPKFGAAPRPMQGMADWPAPATGGRLAPPGVRPVQYQAAQAPRASVVGVRPQ
- a CDS encoding thioredoxin family protein translates to MILSKRIVCLTLLFVGLAASSALAAGAATQSWHTDYTKAVQSAKEQGKYLFIFFHETGNSAVRDAFESRVLAQSEVQARLAGFERVRLPLDASIYIGGKLTRLLDHPSFSEMQRQQGIAILDFAAPGSAHYGLVVNMFPFRPGRYYGVPAVKTILALPSGTLTQRTMIYAVRMHPEHPASTRGEFSPILANEAESHSHHQANIRVQGHHQWGYRFQRILGRLRYRFGGGGGDSGPTEVVAESWPGKTLVDAAVDCVDSWRQSSGHWDAVRSDHGAYAYDMKRGSNGIWYATGIFAGYRHR
- a CDS encoding aldose 1-epimerase, whose translation is MSIDYISIRDEESGSEARIAPAMGFNCFSFRAMLAGDSHETLWSHPDFLSGEQKPSRSGIPILFPFAGRIRGTHFDFQGRRYALEVGDDFGNAIHGFVLNRPWRVIQQGADEATAEFQAALDAPDTLDRWPSDYRIRATYRVAGARLESSFEFTNTGERPLPYWFGTHPYFRLPLAVGADRGACLTQVPAAEYWELAGMLPTGRELPVDASRDLRAGARFGELKIDDVLCGLDFERGQCAASVIDHQARRRLTIRFGQEFCACVVFTPPHGEAVCIEPYTSVSNAFELEAQGHKTGLTILAPGQSRTASIDMELASATH